Proteins co-encoded in one Alphaproteobacteria bacterium genomic window:
- a CDS encoding cystathionine gamma-synthase: MVRGFDTCAIHARQAHDPATGAVITPIYATSTYAQEAPGIHKGFDYGRSHNPTRFAFEGAIAALEGGAGGFAFASGMAAEAAVLELLEPGSHIVTTKDVYGGTHRLFERVRRHSAKLSVTYTDLCDPAALGAVIKPETRMIWVESPSNPLLRIVDLAAIADQAKKRNILTVVDNTFASPWVQKPLDLGMDIVVHSATKYIGGHSDVVGGVAVAARQELADKIGYIQNAVGSIAGPFDSFLMHRGLKTLGVRMQRHCENAMKLAAWLESRPEVGRVFYPGLASHPQHALAKKQMRHFGGMISIELKGSRKAAEAMLKKCKLFTLAISLGGIESLIEYPAAMSHAVVPAAAQKEMGMDEGLVRLSVGIEDVHDLQADLEQALKI; encoded by the coding sequence CTGGTTCGCGGCTTCGATACATGCGCCATTCATGCGCGGCAGGCGCATGACCCGGCTACGGGCGCCGTCATAACCCCAATATATGCAACCTCGACCTACGCGCAGGAAGCCCCGGGCATCCATAAGGGTTTCGATTACGGACGCAGCCATAATCCCACCCGTTTTGCCTTTGAGGGAGCTATAGCGGCACTTGAGGGCGGCGCCGGTGGGTTTGCCTTTGCTTCCGGTATGGCGGCCGAGGCCGCCGTGCTTGAACTGCTTGAGCCGGGTTCGCACATCGTTACGACGAAAGATGTTTATGGCGGCACGCATCGCCTGTTCGAGCGTGTACGCCGTCATTCCGCCAAGCTTAGCGTGACCTATACTGATCTGTGCGACCCGGCCGCGCTTGGGGCCGTCATCAAGCCGGAAACGCGGATGATCTGGGTCGAAAGCCCCAGCAATCCGCTTTTAAGGATCGTGGACCTTGCCGCTATCGCAGACCAGGCAAAGAAGCGGAATATCCTTACGGTCGTTGACAACACCTTCGCTTCGCCTTGGGTGCAAAAGCCGCTGGATTTGGGCATGGATATTGTGGTGCATTCGGCCACCAAATATATAGGCGGTCATTCCGATGTCGTGGGCGGCGTTGCCGTTGCGGCCCGCCAAGAGCTTGCGGACAAAATCGGTTATATCCAGAACGCTGTCGGCAGTATCGCGGGGCCGTTCGATAGTTTCCTGATGCATCGCGGCCTTAAAACGCTGGGCGTGCGTATGCAGCGCCATTGTGAAAATGCGATGAAGCTCGCAGCCTGGCTCGAAAGCAGGCCGGAAGTTGGCCGCGTGTTCTATCCCGGCCTTGCCAGCCATCCACAGCATGCGCTGGCCAAAAAGCAGATGCGGCATTTCGGCGGCATGATTTCAATCGAGCTGAAGGGTAGCCGCAAGGCGGCTGAAGCCATGCTGAAGAAATGCAAGCTGTTCACGCTCGCTATCAGCCTTGGCGGGATCGAAAGTCTGATTGAATACCCGGCGGCCATGAGCCACGCGGTCGTTCCTGCCGCTGCGCAAAAGGAAATGGGAATGGATGAGGGGCTTGTACGACTTTCGGTTGGCATTGAGGACGTTCATGACCTGCAGGCTGATCTGGAGCAGGCTTTAAAGATATAA
- the metE gene encoding 5-methyltetrahydropteroyltriglutamate--homocysteine S-methyltransferase, with translation MVLATNLGFPRVGLKRELKAALEAYWAGKQTEEQLQATAKELRARHWKLQKDAGIDQIPSNDFTLYDHVLDTIMLTGAIPAAYGGKADLHTYFAMARGHQDSCCGHQHKSDNPKDVPALEMTKWFDTNYHYIVPAFESDQQFALSSTKPVDEFLEAKALGITTRPVLLGPVTFLSVGKCRDQSDPLALLPRLLPVYSQILEKLAAAGAEWVQIDEPVLALDKSPAVQKALSQAYATLTALQKRPKIVLATYFDTIEQNLETACGLKTEALHIDLVRAPGQLDAVLKALPAQTVLSVGVIDGRNIWRADLDGALKQVQKAVKALGADRVWVAPSCSLLHSPIDLSVETKLDDELKSWLAFATQKLDEIATLAKAASGADAKAEQAIAASREAIAARRSSARIHNPTVKQRVQAISSQQANRNSPYEKRRVAQAKRLDLPGLPTTTIGSFPQTKEIRAARADWRAGRKTQAEYDAFLEEQTRQTIKWQEEAGLDVLVHGEFERNDMVEYFGEQLQGFAFTGNGWVQSYGSRCVKPPIIFGDITRKGPMTVRWTKFAQSLTAQPVKGMLTGPVTILQWSFVRNDQPRSVTCRQIALAICDEVLDLEKAGIAAIQIDEPAIREGLPLQSAKRPEYIEWAVECFRLCGADVRDDTQIHTHMCYSEFNDIITAIAGMDADVISVETARSQMELLNAFVDFKYPNEIGPGVYDIHSPRVPSVDEMKDLIEKAAKLLPVERIWVNPDCGLKTRGWPETKAALANMVTAARVLREQFKLPKGKAKVNADKAA, from the coding sequence ATGGTTTTGGCAACGAATCTTGGTTTTCCGCGCGTCGGTCTCAAGCGTGAGCTCAAGGCAGCGCTGGAAGCGTACTGGGCCGGCAAGCAAACCGAAGAGCAACTTCAGGCAACAGCCAAGGAGCTGCGTGCGCGCCACTGGAAGTTGCAAAAAGATGCGGGCATCGACCAGATTCCCTCGAACGATTTTACCCTGTATGACCATGTGCTCGATACAATCATGTTAACGGGCGCTATCCCGGCCGCATACGGCGGCAAAGCCGATCTGCACACCTATTTTGCCATGGCCAGGGGCCATCAGGACAGCTGCTGCGGTCATCAGCACAAGAGCGATAACCCCAAGGACGTTCCCGCGCTTGAGATGACCAAGTGGTTCGATACCAACTATCACTACATCGTTCCCGCGTTCGAATCCGATCAGCAGTTCGCGCTTTCAAGCACGAAGCCGGTTGATGAATTCCTGGAAGCCAAGGCGCTCGGCATCACGACGCGCCCGGTCCTGCTTGGCCCGGTGACCTTTCTTTCTGTCGGTAAATGCCGTGATCAGAGCGATCCGTTGGCTTTGCTGCCGCGCTTGCTTCCCGTCTATAGCCAGATCCTTGAAAAGCTGGCGGCGGCCGGGGCCGAATGGGTCCAGATCGACGAGCCCGTGCTCGCGCTCGATAAGAGCCCGGCGGTGCAAAAGGCACTGTCGCAGGCCTATGCGACGCTGACGGCGCTTCAGAAGCGCCCGAAGATCGTGCTGGCGACCTACTTCGACACGATTGAACAGAACCTTGAAACGGCTTGCGGCCTGAAGACCGAAGCGTTGCACATCGATCTGGTGCGCGCCCCCGGCCAGCTTGATGCCGTGCTTAAGGCGCTTCCTGCCCAGACCGTGCTTTCGGTCGGTGTGATCGATGGCCGTAACATCTGGCGCGCCGATCTTGATGGCGCGCTTAAGCAAGTGCAGAAGGCCGTGAAGGCGCTTGGCGCTGACCGCGTGTGGGTTGCGCCAAGCTGCTCGCTGTTGCATAGCCCGATCGATCTTTCTGTCGAAACCAAGCTGGATGACGAGCTGAAAAGCTGGCTTGCTTTCGCAACGCAGAAGCTTGACGAAATCGCGACGCTGGCCAAGGCGGCCAGCGGTGCGGACGCGAAAGCCGAGCAGGCGATCGCGGCTTCCCGTGAAGCCATTGCTGCGCGCCGAAGCTCCGCCCGTATCCACAACCCTACGGTCAAGCAGCGCGTTCAAGCGATCAGTTCGCAGCAGGCCAACCGCAACAGCCCGTATGAAAAGCGCCGCGTGGCGCAGGCCAAGCGGCTTGATTTGCCGGGGTTGCCGACCACCACGATCGGTTCTTTCCCGCAAACCAAGGAAATCCGTGCCGCCCGCGCCGATTGGCGGGCAGGCCGCAAGACGCAAGCGGAATATGATGCGTTCCTTGAAGAACAGACCCGCCAGACCATCAAGTGGCAGGAAGAAGCGGGCCTTGATGTGCTTGTGCATGGCGAGTTCGAGCGCAACGACATGGTCGAATATTTCGGTGAACAGCTGCAGGGCTTTGCCTTTACGGGCAACGGATGGGTGCAGTCCTACGGTTCGCGCTGCGTGAAGCCGCCGATTATTTTCGGCGACATCACCCGCAAGGGCCCGATGACGGTACGCTGGACCAAGTTCGCGCAATCCCTGACCGCGCAACCAGTCAAGGGCATGCTGACCGGCCCGGTGACCATTCTGCAATGGTCATTCGTGCGTAACGATCAGCCGCGTTCGGTAACCTGCCGTCAGATTGCGCTTGCGATCTGCGACGAGGTGCTGGACCTTGAAAAGGCGGGTATTGCGGCGATCCAGATCGACGAGCCCGCGATCCGCGAAGGCTTGCCGCTGCAAAGCGCCAAAAGGCCCGAATACATCGAATGGGCGGTGGAATGCTTCCGTCTGTGCGGTGCGGATGTGCGCGACGATACGCAGATCCATACGCATATGTGCTATTCCGAGTTCAACGACATCATCACGGCAATCGCCGGGATGGATGCCGACGTCATCTCGGTTGAAACCGCACGTTCGCAGATGGAACTGTTGAACGCATTCGTCGATTTCAAGTATCCGAACGAAATCGGTCCTGGCGTCTATGACATCCACAGTCCGCGCGTTCCATCGGTCGATGAAATGAAGGACCTGATCGAAAAGGCGGCAAAGCTGCTGCCGGTCGAGCGGATCTGGGTAAACCCGGATTGCGGTCTTAAAACCCGTGGCTGGCCTGAAACCAAGGCCGCACTGGCAAACATGGTAACTGCCGCCCGCGTTCTGCGCGAGCAATTCAAATTGCCTAAGGGCAAAGCGAAAGTGAACGCAGACAAGGCGGCCTGA
- a CDS encoding methylenetetrahydrofolate reductase [NAD(P)H]: MSFFQATARFQAPETDAGHYTENGVPEARTGISFEFFPPKTEAGAEKLLQAIGDLAQWNPHHVTITCGAGGSAVDGTYEVVSTIRKKFDLAVAPHIAFSRLSRARIEQVLGEYRKLGIKRIVAIRGDAVESGDPAPADAYENTVDFVADLHGKYGFDVAVGAYPDVHPMAQSPQQDLDHLKRKVEAGAIIAISQFFFEPATFLRFRDKVAAAGIKVALVPGIMPVHNIEQITRFAKGCGTLVPAGFGARFEKHGGDEKALFGESVAHATELCEVLDREGVNDFHFYALNKSELVSAICEKLAPDKDKQQVQP, from the coding sequence ATGTCTTTTTTCCAGGCGACTGCGCGTTTCCAAGCACCGGAAACAGACGCAGGCCACTATACGGAGAACGGCGTGCCTGAAGCGCGGACGGGAATCTCCTTCGAATTCTTTCCCCCGAAAACCGAAGCCGGCGCAGAAAAGCTGCTGCAGGCGATCGGCGATCTTGCGCAATGGAACCCGCACCATGTGACGATCACATGCGGCGCGGGCGGTTCCGCGGTTGACGGAACTTATGAAGTTGTCAGCACCATACGCAAAAAATTTGATCTTGCCGTCGCGCCGCATATTGCTTTTTCAAGGCTGAGCCGCGCCCGGATCGAACAGGTGCTCGGCGAATACCGGAAGCTTGGCATCAAGCGTATCGTTGCTATTCGCGGCGATGCCGTTGAGAGCGGCGATCCGGCCCCGGCGGACGCGTATGAAAACACGGTTGATTTTGTCGCGGATTTGCACGGCAAATACGGCTTCGATGTTGCGGTGGGCGCATACCCCGATGTCCATCCCATGGCCCAATCGCCCCAACAGGACCTTGATCACCTGAAGCGCAAGGTCGAAGCGGGCGCCATCATCGCCATCAGCCAGTTTTTCTTTGAGCCTGCAACATTCCTGCGTTTCCGTGATAAGGTTGCGGCCGCGGGCATAAAGGTCGCACTGGTGCCGGGCATCATGCCCGTACACAACATTGAACAGATAACGCGCTTTGCAAAGGGATGCGGCACGCTTGTTCCGGCCGGTTTCGGGGCTCGTTTTGAAAAGCATGGCGGGGATGAAAAAGCCCTGTTTGGGGAATCGGTCGCGCATGCTACGGAGCTGTGCGAAGTGCTGGACCGTGAGGGCGTGAATGACTTTCATTTTTATGCGCTGAACAAGAGCGAGCTGGTTTCGGCGATATGTGAAAAGCTCGCGCCAGATAAAGATAAGCAACAGGTACAACCGTAA
- a CDS encoding radical SAM protein, which translates to MKVLFSNPPYWPDPATADPEQLAKGLTLGAVRAGSRWPHTIYIRSSPDKYVFLDYLPYPFFMGYATTYAGRETGAKTTMRDSIALRESYDSYFKHLQEEKYDVIIIESATPSWEHDGQLIRKIKKMLPDTRIALAGPISSKASKILEDFPIVACIKGEYEKGSVKVIQGAEGVLESNLLTLEEMNAAPYPYYDDTIAHRYWDGNPMGQIAPHAHVWSSRGCPFKCIFCVWPATMTGDDPYGDNKRSVRHYSPDYMQGFLEDIVGRYKFKSIYFDDDTFNLGNKHVLNMCKVMEKINVPWSAMCRADTCRLESWQIMKDAGCFGVKIGIESGNQWVVDNIVNKHLDLDYARKAILECKRVGITVHGTFTYGLPGETREQMLDTKKFIASLPFDTYQESGTAVIEGTPLENVDTEAVHKNFPGTKTGSPYEISTDGGKKWRELAQTLRDA; encoded by the coding sequence ATGAAAGTCCTTTTCAGTAACCCGCCATATTGGCCCGATCCTGCCACGGCTGATCCTGAGCAGCTTGCGAAGGGTCTGACGTTGGGCGCAGTGCGTGCGGGTTCACGCTGGCCGCATACGATCTACATACGCAGTTCGCCCGACAAATATGTTTTTCTCGATTACCTGCCGTATCCGTTCTTTATGGGTTACGCGACCACCTATGCGGGCCGCGAGACCGGCGCCAAAACCACGATGCGCGATTCGATCGCTTTGCGTGAAAGCTATGACAGTTATTTCAAGCATTTGCAGGAAGAAAAATACGATGTGATCATTATCGAGTCTGCCACGCCGAGTTGGGAGCATGACGGGCAACTGATCCGGAAAATCAAGAAGATGCTGCCCGATACGCGGATTGCGCTTGCCGGGCCGATCAGCAGCAAGGCTAGCAAAATTCTGGAAGATTTCCCGATCGTAGCCTGCATCAAGGGCGAATATGAAAAGGGGTCGGTCAAGGTCATTCAAGGCGCCGAAGGTGTGCTGGAAAGCAATTTGCTGACGCTTGAAGAAATGAACGCTGCACCTTACCCGTATTACGACGATACGATTGCGCATCGTTACTGGGACGGCAACCCGATGGGGCAAATCGCGCCGCATGCACATGTGTGGTCAAGCCGTGGTTGCCCTTTCAAATGCATCTTTTGTGTCTGGCCCGCAACGATGACGGGCGATGATCCGTACGGCGACAACAAGCGATCGGTGCGTCATTATAGCCCGGATTATATGCAAGGCTTTCTTGAAGATATTGTCGGCCGTTACAAGTTTAAATCCATCTACTTCGATGACGACACGTTCAACCTCGGCAACAAGCATGTCTTGAACATGTGCAAGGTTATGGAAAAGATCAATGTGCCGTGGTCGGCTATGTGCCGCGCCGATACCTGCCGCCTTGAAAGCTGGCAGATCATGAAGGATGCGGGGTGCTTCGGGGTCAAAATCGGCATTGAGTCAGGCAACCAGTGGGTGGTCGATAATATCGTCAACAAGCATCTTGATCTCGATTACGCCCGCAAGGCTATCCTTGAATGCAAGCGTGTCGGCATTACGGTGCACGGCACATTCACCTATGGCCTGCCCGGCGAAACGCGCGAACAAATGCTTGATACCAAAAAGTTCATCGCTTCACTGCCGTTCGATACCTATCAGGAATCGGGTACAGCGGTTATCGAAGGCACGCCGCTCGAAAATGTCGATACCGAAGCCGTGCACAAGAACTTCCCCGGCACCAAGACCGGTTCGCCTTACGAAATATCGACCGACGGCGGGAAAAAGTGGCGCGAACTGGCGCAGACCTTGCGCGACGCTTAA
- a CDS encoding glycosyltransferase yields the protein MLPLSVYIPCYNGEKYIARCLESLLASDPAPDEILLIDDGSTDKTAEIAKRYPAIRLIQQEKNKGLGAARNRGLQEARNKFVASIDADVIVAKDWCAQWQVLLQEFPGAIIYGGHLEETVKVTLGDQWRCKHMQQNQGRRAILNPYHVCGSITLVDRKVILGLGGFDERMRANGEDCNICHRVRSNGGMIVYDQRPQAFHLREDTLKSALHTHWAWYRHPWVILFPIRTWRALYDLLRVRLWHNCMRALRADWRDKDWPMMFISLLSLPHHTWKEVRAFLRQRR from the coding sequence ATGCTGCCGCTTTCGGTCTATATCCCTTGCTACAATGGCGAAAAGTACATCGCCCGTTGCCTCGAATCCCTTCTTGCGTCAGACCCCGCCCCTGATGAAATCTTGCTGATCGATGACGGCAGCACCGACAAAACGGCGGAAATTGCCAAGCGCTACCCGGCCATTCGCCTGATCCAGCAGGAAAAGAACAAGGGACTGGGAGCCGCACGAAACCGCGGCTTGCAGGAAGCCAGAAACAAATTTGTCGCTTCAATCGATGCCGATGTCATCGTCGCAAAGGACTGGTGCGCACAATGGCAGGTCTTGCTGCAGGAATTCCCGGGCGCGATCATATATGGCGGGCATCTGGAAGAAACCGTGAAAGTCACGCTGGGCGACCAGTGGCGCTGCAAACACATGCAACAGAACCAGGGCCGCCGCGCGATCCTCAACCCCTATCATGTCTGCGGATCCATCACGCTCGTGGACAGAAAGGTGATCCTCGGCCTTGGCGGCTTCGACGAGCGCATGCGTGCGAACGGGGAAGATTGCAACATATGCCATCGCGTTCGCTCGAACGGCGGCATGATCGTGTACGACCAAAGGCCGCAGGCATTCCACCTGCGCGAAGATACGCTAAAAAGCGCCCTGCATACCCACTGGGCATGGTACCGCCATCCTTGGGTTATTCTGTTTCCCATTCGCACATGGCGCGCCCTTTATGATCTGCTGCGCGTCCGGCTGTGGCACAACTGCATGCGCGCCCTTCGCGCTGACTGGCGCGATAAAGACTGGCCCATGATGTTTATAAGCCTTCTTTCTCTGCCGCATCACACATGGAAGGAAGTGCGGGCGTTTCTTCGCCAACGCCGCTAG
- a CDS encoding methyltransferase domain-containing protein, which produces MAEHHSGMKKEPCRLCGEPTEFYAKKLTLGKHQVAYFQCSGCGSLQTEKPYWLSESYAAGPGIGNDVGAGQRCMLLSLKLSAYFHILSIDHEQPILDYGAGSGLLTRLMRDRGYNVLAYDKYVTPYFADKFLGAPDSRPWKAILTTEVFEHMEQPAVEIRGFFASNVDYIFFTTELWEGQGIDWWYIDGSQHIFFYTHKGLEKIAQEHGYAFYNLGNLKLFAKQAKISPEDIHGITNTQHIDQLAASLLAEHLKHPFKWVNKDFEIVRGQPISASP; this is translated from the coding sequence ATGGCAGAGCATCATTCCGGCATGAAAAAAGAGCCCTGCCGTCTATGCGGAGAACCCACAGAATTTTATGCAAAGAAACTTACGCTTGGCAAGCATCAGGTTGCCTACTTCCAGTGCAGTGGCTGCGGCTCGTTGCAGACGGAAAAGCCATATTGGCTCAGCGAGTCATACGCGGCGGGGCCGGGCATCGGGAATGATGTCGGGGCCGGTCAACGCTGTATGCTGCTTTCCCTGAAGCTATCTGCGTATTTTCACATACTCAGCATCGACCACGAGCAGCCAATCCTGGATTACGGCGCAGGTTCCGGGCTGCTCACCCGGCTGATGCGTGATCGTGGATACAATGTGCTCGCTTACGACAAGTATGTGACCCCCTACTTCGCCGACAAATTCCTTGGCGCGCCGGATAGCCGGCCATGGAAAGCAATTCTCACGACCGAAGTGTTCGAGCATATGGAGCAGCCCGCCGTGGAAATACGCGGATTTTTTGCATCGAACGTCGATTATATTTTCTTTACAACCGAGTTGTGGGAAGGCCAGGGCATAGATTGGTGGTATATTGACGGCAGCCAGCATATTTTCTTTTACACGCACAAAGGGCTGGAAAAGATCGCACAGGAACACGGCTACGCTTTTTATAATTTAGGCAACCTCAAGCTGTTTGCGAAACAGGCCAAAATTAGCCCCGAAGATATCCATGGCATCACGAATACGCAGCACATAGATCAGCTTGCCGCCAGCCTTCTGGCCGAACATCTGAAGCACCCCTTTAAATGGGTAAATAAAGATTTTGAGATAGTAAGGGGTCAGCCCATATCCGCCAGTCCCTAG
- a CDS encoding twitch domain-containing radical SAM protein translates to MTQKTSSPTFCALPWVHMFTRPNGDATICCVAQKDIHDAEGKVMSLRTHTLEEIWNSEDYKSIRRDLLDGKQIPHCAVCYQNEGRGILSYRDWANVNFKNLKSGQTLVERVDNSIAAGLTAEKPVYFDLRLGNICNLRCRSCDHLHSSQIARDAVHVAWDRSRSITPETHHRFADVGDDWSLAEQLLGELTEFCHETESIQIAGGEPTLNQTQQKLLQYFVDSGKAPEINLTVWTNFTNLREDAFTLFSQFKKPAVFLSLDGYGKTVEYIRFPVKWKTITANFAAVKARFPKLWFHASPVFQAYNALDITLLLEWCVENGIVPHLNNILSGPEYLQAKLLPQEARNLAAERLEAFMAKHAGEPLFKQSGFNHDAPAVCAYLRNAADPGTPEDIESFVRYTNDLDQSRKQNIRESLPELFEIWHRHRPWDDGAHRFLETEKAVNQ, encoded by the coding sequence ATGACCCAAAAAACATCATCTCCGACATTCTGTGCATTACCCTGGGTGCACATGTTTACCAGGCCAAATGGCGATGCCACGATTTGCTGCGTGGCCCAAAAGGACATTCATGACGCCGAAGGCAAGGTGATGAGCCTGCGTACGCACACGCTTGAAGAAATATGGAACAGCGAAGATTATAAAAGCATCAGGCGCGATCTACTTGATGGCAAGCAAATTCCGCACTGCGCCGTTTGCTACCAGAACGAGGGGCGGGGCATCTTAAGCTATCGCGACTGGGCCAATGTAAACTTTAAGAATCTCAAAAGCGGGCAAACGCTGGTTGAACGGGTCGATAACTCCATCGCCGCCGGCCTCACCGCCGAAAAGCCCGTCTATTTCGATCTGCGGCTCGGGAATATTTGCAATTTGCGTTGCCGCAGTTGCGACCATTTGCACAGCTCGCAAATTGCACGCGACGCCGTCCATGTCGCTTGGGATCGCTCGCGGAGCATAACGCCCGAAACGCATCACCGTTTTGCGGACGTTGGCGACGATTGGTCGCTTGCGGAACAGTTGCTGGGCGAGCTCACGGAATTTTGCCATGAAACCGAATCCATACAAATCGCGGGCGGTGAACCGACCCTTAACCAGACCCAGCAAAAGCTGCTGCAGTACTTTGTCGATAGCGGCAAAGCCCCAGAAATCAACCTGACGGTATGGACCAACTTCACGAATTTGCGCGAAGATGCCTTCACCCTGTTCTCGCAATTCAAGAAGCCCGCAGTTTTCCTGAGCCTCGATGGTTACGGCAAGACCGTGGAATACATTCGTTTCCCCGTAAAATGGAAAACAATCACCGCAAACTTTGCTGCCGTGAAGGCCCGCTTCCCGAAATTGTGGTTTCACGCCTCCCCCGTGTTTCAGGCCTATAATGCGCTTGATATTACGTTATTGCTGGAATGGTGCGTCGAAAACGGCATTGTTCCGCATTTGAACAATATTTTGTCCGGGCCGGAATATCTGCAAGCCAAGCTGCTGCCGCAGGAAGCGCGCAATCTGGCTGCCGAACGGCTTGAAGCCTTCATGGCCAAGCATGCCGGCGAGCCCTTGTTCAAGCAAAGCGGGTTTAACCACGACGCCCCCGCCGTATGCGCATACCTGCGCAACGCCGCAGACCCGGGCACGCCGGAAGATATCGAAAGTTTTGTGCGCTACACGAATGATCTCGATCAATCGCGCAAACAGAATATTCGCGAAAGCCTGCCCGAATTGTTCGAGATATGGCACCGCCACAGACCGTGGGATGACGGCGCACATCGCTTTCTTGAAACTGAAAAGGCCGTAAACCAGTAG
- a CDS encoding NAD-dependent epimerase/dehydratase family protein produces MSVALITGAAGLIGSEAARYFADKGFDVVGIDNDMRSYFFGDGASIAWNRSRLEQDLKSYKHESLDIRDLDALKAVFTRYSKDIAVIIHAAAQPSHDWAAREPFTDFSVNATGTLNMLEMTRQHSPDAVFIFTSTNKVYGDRPNMIRLYEMPTRWECDGNSPYSGHGFDEGMSIDQTLHSLFGASKAAADLLVQEYGRYFGLKTACFRGGCLTGPSHSGAQLHGFLAYLAHCAVTGKPYTVFGYKGKQVRDNIHAHDLITAFWEFFSAPATGQVYNIGGGRFANCSMLEAITHCEKLTGRPMQWDYNPTSRKGDHIWWISDTRRFEQHYPGWKRQYTIEKTLEEIVAFQKDLHGKAGEERVTA; encoded by the coding sequence GTGAGCGTTGCATTGATCACCGGGGCAGCCGGGCTGATTGGATCCGAAGCCGCGCGGTATTTTGCCGATAAGGGGTTTGATGTTGTCGGTATTGATAACGATATGCGCAGCTATTTTTTCGGGGATGGCGCGAGCATCGCCTGGAACCGCAGCCGCCTCGAACAGGATCTAAAGTCCTATAAACATGAAAGCCTTGATATCCGAGACCTCGATGCCTTGAAAGCAGTTTTTACCCGCTATAGCAAGGATATAGCGGTTATTATTCATGCGGCGGCTCAACCATCGCATGATTGGGCGGCACGGGAGCCGTTTACGGATTTTTCCGTAAACGCAACCGGGACCCTGAACATGCTGGAAATGACGCGGCAGCATTCCCCGGATGCCGTTTTCATATTCACCAGCACGAACAAGGTGTATGGCGACCGGCCCAATATGATCCGCCTTTATGAAATGCCCACGCGCTGGGAATGTGACGGCAACTCCCCCTATTCAGGCCATGGCTTTGATGAGGGCATGAGCATCGATCAAACCCTGCACAGCCTGTTTGGCGCATCGAAGGCAGCAGCCGATTTGCTTGTACAGGAATATGGCCGTTATTTTGGTCTGAAAACCGCCTGTTTTCGGGGCGGCTGCCTGACGGGGCCGAGCCATTCCGGTGCCCAGCTGCACGGTTTTTTGGCCTATCTTGCGCATTGCGCTGTGACCGGCAAGCCCTATACGGTTTTTGGCTACAAGGGCAAGCAGGTCCGCGATAATATTCACGCCCATGATCTGATCACAGCATTCTGGGAATTCTTTAGCGCACCCGCTACCGGGCAAGTGTACAACATCGGCGGCGGGCGGTTTGCCAACTGTTCGATGCTGGAAGCCATTACGCACTGCGAAAAGCTGACCGGCAGGCCCATGCAGTGGGATTATAACCCCACGAGCCGCAAGGGCGATCATATATGGTGGATCAGCGATACGCGCAGGTTCGAACAACATTATCCCGGCTGGAAACGCCAGTACACGATCGAGAAGACGTTGGAAGAAATTGTGGCGTTCCAGAAAGATTTGCACGGCAAGGCGGGCGAAGAGCGCGTGACTGCATAG
- the coaD gene encoding pantetheine-phosphate adenylyltransferase: MVPPRKPHKGHRTGLYPGTFDPITLGHMDLIQRASKLVDKLVVGVARNAGKEPLFDTRMRVDMVKREVDTLARHGVKNITVLPFDNLLMHFARDQGASVIIRGLRAVSDFEYEIQMAAMNYRMNAEIETIFLAATEGTQFISSRFVKEISRLGGDISHFVSPRIAKKLAQRFAEPDGRRRVKPEVRD, from the coding sequence ATGGTGCCGCCCCGGAAACCGCATAAAGGCCACCGTACCGGCCTCTATCCGGGCACGTTTGACCCGATTACGCTCGGTCATATGGATCTTATCCAGCGCGCTTCCAAACTGGTCGATAAGCTGGTCGTGGGCGTTGCCCGCAACGCGGGCAAGGAGCCGTTGTTCGATACGCGCATGCGCGTCGATATGGTCAAGCGGGAAGTCGATACGCTTGCCCGCCACGGTGTAAAAAACATCACCGTTTTGCCATTCGATAATCTTTTGATGCATTTCGCGCGCGATCAGGGCGCCAGCGTAATCATTCGCGGCCTGCGCGCCGTCTCGGATTTTGAATATGAAATCCAGATGGCGGCCATGAATTATCGCATGAACGCGGAAATCGAGACCATCTTCCTTGCTGCAACCGAAGGAACGCAGTTCATATCATCCCGCTTTGTGAAGGAAATATCCCGCCTTGGCGGCGATATCAGCCATTTTGTAAGCCCCCGAATCGCCAAGAAGCTGGCCCAGCGGTTTGCAGAGCCGGACGGGCGGCGCAGGGTCAAACCTGAAGTAAGGGATTAA